AAAAAACGGTTGACAAATTACTTCTTATGATAAAAGATAGTAATTGATTACTTTCTTTGTGGAGGTTTATATGAGTTCATCAAACAAATATCTTTCTAAAGAGAAACGAAGAGCGATGACGGTAGAAGCAGTAGTCGAGTTGGCTGGGGAACAGAATCCGAGCGAAATTACCACAGCTGCCATAGCCAACCGCATGGGATTGACTCAGGGTGCTCTTTTTCGCCATTTTCCAAACAAGGATGCTATCTTGCAAGCAGTTATGGAATGGGTAGCCGAACGGTTAATGTCTCGCATCGAAAAGGCGGTAGACGCAAAATCCTCCCCTCTTGGCGCACTTGAAAGCATGTTTATGGCGCATGTAGATTTTATAACAGAGCATCCCGGTATTCCACGTATGTTATTTAGTGAATTGCAACGTTCTGAAGAAACTGCCCCTAAGCAGATGGCACAAACACTCACTCTGCGTTATAAAGAGCGCCTCAATCATTTGTTTGAACAAGGGAAAAACTGTGGCGAGCTTGACGAAAAGCTTGATAGCGAAGCTGCGGCTACTCTCTTCATAGGCTCTATTCAAGGATTGGTCATGCAATCGTTGATAGCTGGAGATGTGAGCCATATGCGCCGCAATGCTCCGAAAGTTTTTGCCATCTACCAGCGGGGCATAAGGAGTGCACTATGAAAAGATTGCCTATCAAAATACGTACACTGGCACTGATATCTATACTTGTGCCTCTGTTTGCGCTTTTTGTCTATGTTGCCTTTCGCTCGGGGCCACTTGCTCCTGTATCTATTGTGTTGACCACAGTCGAGAATAAGAGCCTTTCACCAGCACTATTCGGCATCGGAACTATTGAAGCTCGTTACACTTACAAGATTGGCCCAACGTTTGCGGGCCGGGTCAAAAGTTTGGATATACACGTAGGTGAGCATGTGAAGGCGGGGCAAGTGCTTGGCGAAATGGATCCGGTAGATCTTGATGGACGTATCAAGGCTCAAGATGCCACTCTGAAGCGAGCGAATGCTCAAATAAGTGAGGCGCAGGTGCGTAAGAATTATGCGAAGACACAGGCTTTACGCTACGAGCAGTTACTTAAAGCGGGTTACACCAGTGAAGAGGTGGCAGACGCTAAACGACAAGAACTGTTGGTTGCGGAAGCAGCGCTGACTGGGGCACGTGAGGAGCTATCTCGTGTACGTTCCGAGCGAGAGGCATTAGAGGCGCAGCGCAGCAATTTGTCTCTGATTGCACCAGTTGACGGATTGATCGTATCACGTGATGCCGATCCTGGAACCACCGTAGTTGCTGGCCAGGCTGTCGTAGAACTGATCGACCCGTACTCACTGTGGGTCAATGTCCGCTTCGATCAAATTCGAGCGCGTGGCCTCGCCGCCGGTTTATCAGCCCAGATCAGGTTACGTTCCCAGGCGGGAGAAATGCAGACAGGGCGTGTTCTACGAGTCGAACCATTGGCAGACGTAGTTACTGAGGAAGTATTGGCCAAAGTTGTATTCGATCAAATTCCTGATCCGATGCCACCAATCGGTGAACTGGCCGAGGTCACGATTACCCTGCCAACGCTTGCGGCAGCGCCAGTTATCTCTAATGCCGCTATCCATCACATTGATGGCAGATTGGGCGTGTGGCAGGTTATAGATGGTGATCTTCGCTTTACACCAGTTTCACTAGGGATCGCTGATTTGGAGGGCCGCGTACAGGTACGAGAAGGACTCAAAATTGGCGACCAGGTAGTGATCTACAGCGAAAACCCATTGAATGAACACAGCCGAATTCACATTGTTGACCATATTCCAGGGGTGACACAATGATCAATTTGGCAGGTCGCGACATTATGCACTCCTGGGGAAAGTTCGTCTTTACCGCCATGGGGCTTGGCCTGCTGATCGGCGTTACTCTATCCATGGCTGGCATCTATCGCGGCATGGTGGATGACGCTAAGGTACTACTCGACAACAGCGGTGCTGATCTCTGGGTGGTACAAAAGGACACGCTTGGTCCTTACGCTGAATCATCAAGCATCTACGATGACACCTGGCGCGGGATACGAGGCATGCAGGGCGTGGATCAGACAGCGAACATCACCTACCTCACCATGCAAGTACGCAAAGAAGTAAGAGATGTACGCGTCATGGTTACCGGCATCGCACCCGGAGAACCAGGAACACCAGGCTGGCCGCCTTATCTCGTAGCAGGACGTCAGATCACCCGGAGCCATTACGAGGCCGTTGCCGATATCGCCTCGGGATTTAAACTTGGTGAACACATCCAGATTCGACGTAACCAATACACCGTGGTTGGCCTGACTAGAAGGATGGTTTCTTCCAATGGTGATCCCATGGTGTTTATTCCACTTAAAGATGCTCAGGAAGCCCAGTTTCTAAAGGATAACGATGCCATACGAGAACAGCGCCGACGAACAGCTGAAAACCCGGCTTTCAACCAGCCTGGAGTGCCTGCTTTGCTTGATGCGGTTATTGCCTCGCAAAGCACCAACCCTTACGTCAACGCTATTTTGGTGCGGGTTGAAACAGGTCATGACCCAGAAGAAGTCGCTGAATCGATCCGCCGCTGGAAGCGCTTGACGGTCTACACTCGCAGTCAGATGGAGGAAATTCTTGTCGGCAAGCTGATCGCCACCTCATCAAAGCAAATCGCGATGTTTCTTGTGATCCTTTCGATTGTGAGTTCGGTTATTGTCGCCTTCATCATCTACACGCTGACACTTGGCAAAATAAGGGAAATCGCCGTGTTAAAACTGATCGGCACAAAAAATCGCACCATTGTCGGTTTGATTGTACAACAGTCTATTGCTTTGGGCTTGATCGGTTTTGTGGTTGGGAAGATCTCGGCGACTCTGTTGATGGCACCTATTTTTCCCAAATATGTGCTGCTGGAGCCTCTCGACTCAGTTCTTGGTTTTATCGCCGTGATTATGATCTGCGTCATGTCGAGCATTATAGCCATTCGTGTCGCTCTTAAGGTCGATCCGGCCGAAGCCATAGGAGGTTAATATGACTGGTAAAGGCATTCGCATCTCAGGGTTGAGAAAACGCTATGGAAGCGGCGATACTGCTGTTGACGCTTTGAAGATGGTAAACATGCACGTTGCGCCTGGGGAAGTCGTTGGGCTGATTGGACCTTCAGGTTCTGGCAAGAGTACGTTGCTTAAATGCTTAGGTGCTGTGATAGAGCCGACTGCTGGGCAAATGATGCTCGGAGATGACGTTATTTATCACGATGGCTGGAAGGTCAAAGATCTTCGCGCGCTACGTCGTGACCATATCGGCTTTGTATTTCAAGCGCCGTATCTGATCCCTTTCCTAGATGTTACCGACAACGTCGCACTGCTGCCTATGCTGGCGGGGAAACCTAACGCCGAAGCGCGTCAACAAGCAATAGAATTGTTAAAAGCGCTTGATGTGGAGCACCGCGCCAAGGCTATGCCATCTCAACTCTCTGGTGGCGAACAACAACGAGTGGCCATTGCACGCGGTTTGGTCAATCGCCCTCCGGTAATATTGGCCGATGAACCGACTGCCCCCCTTGATAGTGAGCGTGCGCTGGCGGTCATCAGAATCTTGAACGATATGGCCCAAAGGTTCGAGACTGCTGTTATTGTCGTTACCCACGATGAAAAAATAATCCCCACCTTTAAGCGCATTTATCATATCCGTGACGGAGTAACCTATGAAGAGGAAGGTCAAGGGCGCAGTTTTGAGTAAAAGCTTCTCTGTAGCAGGCGATTTTAAAAAACGTCCGGTGACGGCGGCACCGTACGATAGCCTAAGACAATCGTTAAAAGCGGCCACAAGCTAGGGCCAAAATTTATGAAGAAAGAAAACCCGCCTACCCAGAGAATTACTCTGGAGAGACGGGTTTGTCTTTTATAATTGGTGGAGGCGCGGGGACTTGAACCCCGGTCCGACAAGGGCCAGCCGTGGAAGCTCTACGAGTGTAGTTCCTGTTTTAGTGTCGGATGCAGCCCCCCAGGAACAGGATGCCGCGCTCCCTAGCCCCTTTATCTTTCTCACAGAGCCAGAGGCACTCTCCGCGAGGCATTCACCTAATTGTGACGCCTGTCAGCAGACCGGTGACTAATCTACTGAAGACGTGGCTGAACTAAGCAGCCAGTGCGTAATTATTATTGTTGACGTTTATTGTTGTCCCGCCGTTTAACGAGGTTGCGGAGTCCTCGACCCGCTCTTCCAGACCCTCCATCTTGCCGTCGAAACCAGTCGCCCCCCTATTCTCTATCTTCTCGCCGCAAGGCTCTCGCCATAGATCGTTTTGCATCTCGCTCCGCTATGGTGTCCCGTTTGTCGTGTTCTGCCTTTCCCTTTACCAGTGCCAACTCTATTTTTGCATGCTGCCCGTTTTTTATATAGATGGAAAGGGGCACGAGGGTTAAGCCTTTTTCGCGAATTTTGCTGTTCAGTCGTATTATCTCTGCTTTATGAACAAGAAGCTTTCGATCCCTTTCTGGTTCGTGGTTATAATAGCTTCCCTTCTCATAAGGGGAAATATGTACGCCAATAAGCCACATTTCGCCATTTCGAATGAGAGCGAAGCTGTCTTTTAAATTGACCTTGCCGGCTCTCACCGACTTTATCTCTGTACCAGTGAGTACAATGCCGCACTCAAAGGTGTCAAGTATAAAGTAATCATGCCTGGCTTTTCTATTCACTGCGACTTTATCTATGGCCAAATTATTTCCCTCCACGGCTGATTCTAGCAAAATAGTCAGTATTAGTCAATTTATTTTTTTGTCCCTTAACTGGTGGTTATAATAAAAAAATCCTGGCCAAAAAAGCCAGGATCATTCTTCTATATGGTCGGGGCGAGAGGATTCGAACCTCCGACCTCCTGGTCCCGAACCAGGCGCGCTTACCAGGCTGCGCTACGCCCCGAACGGCGAGATTGTATCACGCCCCAAAGAGGTCGTCAAACCCCTAATGAGCTCTGTCGTCCTCTCCGCCAGAGCTGTTGCCATTTGATGTTTCCTGGGAGCCCTTGCGTAAGTTACGCCAATTTAAGCGACCGCCGGGATTTGTGCTGTCTCCCACTGGAATCTCTGTCCAGCCCCACGGAGTCACCATAATAAACCTGAAGACCACGCCCTGCCCGAAGAGGGTCTTGATATGGGCAGAATAGCGCAGCAGGTCGGAAAGCATATAGCTGTCGCAGACAAGCCATACCCGTTGGCACACGTCCCGGCCAAAGAGAGATGCGTAATCGATGGCCATGCGAATGCCATCCTCAAATTGCGCTGGACCAAGGGCAAGCACAATGGCATCGTCATGCCCCTTAGGTTTGTGAATCGATGGGATGACATCGGCAAATTCTTCGGCCCACTCAAGGCGAGAAAAGAGGTTATCCATATCCACCTCAAAAGGCTCCTCAAGATAGGGCATCAATATTTCTCTTTCATTGTCTCTTAATTCTTCTCCTGCCAGTATGTCTTCCATCCAAGACTGGACATGTGTTATAAATTTCAGCAGATAGGTGGGATATCCCTTTCCAGACATGGCCACAAGTACATCCCTTACTGTCCACTGATCTTGTTCCCTTT
This region of Aminobacterium colombiense DSM 12261 genomic DNA includes:
- a CDS encoding TetR/AcrR family transcriptional regulator, yielding MSSSNKYLSKEKRRAMTVEAVVELAGEQNPSEITTAAIANRMGLTQGALFRHFPNKDAILQAVMEWVAERLMSRIEKAVDAKSSPLGALESMFMAHVDFITEHPGIPRMLFSELQRSEETAPKQMAQTLTLRYKERLNHLFEQGKNCGELDEKLDSEAAATLFIGSIQGLVMQSLIAGDVSHMRRNAPKVFAIYQRGIRSAL
- a CDS encoding efflux RND transporter periplasmic adaptor subunit, with product MKRLPIKIRTLALISILVPLFALFVYVAFRSGPLAPVSIVLTTVENKSLSPALFGIGTIEARYTYKIGPTFAGRVKSLDIHVGEHVKAGQVLGEMDPVDLDGRIKAQDATLKRANAQISEAQVRKNYAKTQALRYEQLLKAGYTSEEVADAKRQELLVAEAALTGAREELSRVRSEREALEAQRSNLSLIAPVDGLIVSRDADPGTTVVAGQAVVELIDPYSLWVNVRFDQIRARGLAAGLSAQIRLRSQAGEMQTGRVLRVEPLADVVTEEVLAKVVFDQIPDPMPPIGELAEVTITLPTLAAAPVISNAAIHHIDGRLGVWQVIDGDLRFTPVSLGIADLEGRVQVREGLKIGDQVVIYSENPLNEHSRIHIVDHIPGVTQ
- a CDS encoding ABC transporter permease; its protein translation is MINLAGRDIMHSWGKFVFTAMGLGLLIGVTLSMAGIYRGMVDDAKVLLDNSGADLWVVQKDTLGPYAESSSIYDDTWRGIRGMQGVDQTANITYLTMQVRKEVRDVRVMVTGIAPGEPGTPGWPPYLVAGRQITRSHYEAVADIASGFKLGEHIQIRRNQYTVVGLTRRMVSSNGDPMVFIPLKDAQEAQFLKDNDAIREQRRRTAENPAFNQPGVPALLDAVIASQSTNPYVNAILVRVETGHDPEEVAESIRRWKRLTVYTRSQMEEILVGKLIATSSKQIAMFLVILSIVSSVIVAFIIYTLTLGKIREIAVLKLIGTKNRTIVGLIVQQSIALGLIGFVVGKISATLLMAPIFPKYVLLEPLDSVLGFIAVIMICVMSSIIAIRVALKVDPAEAIGG
- a CDS encoding ABC transporter ATP-binding protein — translated: MTGKGIRISGLRKRYGSGDTAVDALKMVNMHVAPGEVVGLIGPSGSGKSTLLKCLGAVIEPTAGQMMLGDDVIYHDGWKVKDLRALRRDHIGFVFQAPYLIPFLDVTDNVALLPMLAGKPNAEARQQAIELLKALDVEHRAKAMPSQLSGGEQQRVAIARGLVNRPPVILADEPTAPLDSERALAVIRILNDMAQRFETAVIVVTHDEKIIPTFKRIYHIRDGVTYEEEGQGRSFE
- the smpB gene encoding SsrA-binding protein SmpB; amino-acid sequence: MAIDKVAVNRKARHDYFILDTFECGIVLTGTEIKSVRAGKVNLKDSFALIRNGEMWLIGVHISPYEKGSYYNHEPERDRKLLVHKAEIIRLNSKIREKGLTLVPLSIYIKNGQHAKIELALVKGKAEHDKRDTIAERDAKRSMARALRREDRE